The Micromonospora sp. WMMD961 genome has a segment encoding these proteins:
- the xylB gene encoding xylulokinase, with translation MPLVAGVDSSTQSCKVVIRDAETGALLRQGRAAHPDGTEVDPEAWWQALRSAADQAGGLADVAAISVAGQQHGMVCLDEDGRVVRPALLWNDTRSADAAADLVEEAGGGPVGRRFWAEATGSVPVASFTLTKLRWLATHEPERAARVAAVCLPHDWLTWRLAGAPGLDALRTDRGDASGTSYWSPATGDYRMDLLERGFGRRLVVPQVLGPGESAGKLADEFGGRGGALLGAGTGDNAAAALGVGAGPGDVIVSIGTSGTVFSVADVPAADESGAVAGFADASGRFLPLVATLNAARVLDAAAALLGVGLDELAELALSAPAGADGLVMVPYLEGERTPNRPLATGAVHGLTLRTSTPAHLARAAVEGMLCALADGLDALTAQGATARRVILVGGGARSAAVRRIAPQVFGCPVVVPPAGEYVADGAARQAAWVALGGATPPVWQLKGTEEYADEPVPAVREQYAAARGLVLDRR, from the coding sequence ATGCCGTTGGTCGCAGGCGTCGACTCGTCCACCCAGTCCTGCAAGGTGGTCATCCGGGACGCGGAGACCGGTGCCCTGCTCCGGCAGGGTCGCGCCGCACATCCGGATGGCACCGAGGTCGACCCGGAAGCCTGGTGGCAGGCGCTGCGTAGCGCTGCCGACCAGGCCGGCGGGTTGGCCGACGTGGCCGCGATCTCCGTCGCCGGCCAGCAGCACGGCATGGTCTGCCTCGACGAGGACGGCCGGGTGGTCCGCCCGGCGCTGCTGTGGAACGACACCCGATCCGCCGACGCCGCCGCCGACCTCGTGGAGGAGGCCGGCGGCGGCCCGGTCGGGCGTCGGTTCTGGGCCGAGGCCACGGGCAGCGTGCCGGTGGCCAGCTTCACCCTCACCAAGCTGCGGTGGCTGGCCACGCACGAGCCGGAGCGGGCCGCCCGGGTGGCGGCGGTGTGCCTGCCGCACGACTGGCTGACCTGGCGGCTGGCCGGCGCACCGGGGCTGGACGCGTTGCGTACCGACCGGGGTGATGCCAGCGGCACCAGCTACTGGTCGCCGGCCACCGGCGACTACCGGATGGACCTGCTGGAGCGGGGTTTCGGCCGGCGGCTGGTGGTGCCCCAGGTGCTCGGTCCGGGAGAGTCGGCGGGCAAGCTGGCCGACGAGTTCGGTGGGCGGGGCGGCGCACTGCTCGGCGCCGGCACCGGGGACAACGCCGCCGCCGCGCTCGGCGTCGGCGCCGGGCCGGGTGACGTGATCGTCTCGATCGGCACCTCCGGCACCGTGTTCAGCGTCGCCGACGTGCCGGCCGCCGACGAGAGCGGTGCGGTGGCGGGCTTCGCCGACGCGTCCGGTCGCTTCCTGCCGTTGGTCGCCACGCTCAACGCCGCCCGGGTGCTGGACGCCGCCGCCGCGCTGCTCGGCGTCGGGCTGGACGAGCTGGCCGAGTTGGCACTCTCCGCGCCGGCCGGGGCCGACGGGTTGGTCATGGTGCCGTACCTGGAGGGGGAGCGGACGCCGAACCGTCCACTCGCCACCGGCGCGGTGCACGGCCTGACCCTGCGCACGTCGACCCCCGCGCACCTCGCGCGGGCCGCCGTGGAGGGCATGCTCTGCGCGCTCGCCGACGGGCTGGACGCGTTGACCGCCCAGGGTGCCACCGCCCGCCGGGTCATCCTGGTCGGCGGCGGAGCCCGGTCCGCCGCCGTCCGCCGGATCGCACCGCAGGTGTTCGGCTGCCCGGTGGTCGTCCCACCAGCGGGGGAGTACGTTGCCGACGGTGCTGCCCGGCAGGCCGCCTGGGTCGCCCTGGGCGGTGCGACACCGCCGGTGTGGCAGCTCAAGGGCACCGAGGAGTACGCGGACGAGCCCGTCCCCGCCGTGCGTGAGCAGTACGCCGCGGCGCGCGGACTGGTTCTCGACCGGCGCTGA
- the xylA gene encoding xylose isomerase, protein MAPRPTPADKFSFGLWTVGWQARDPFGDATRPELDAVEAVHRLAELGAYGITFHDDDLIPFGADAATRDQHIARFRKALDETGLVVPMVTTNLFTHPIFKDGGFTSNDRDVRRYALRKVLRQVDLAAELGASTFVMWGGREGSEYDLAKDVHAALDRYREAVDLLTQYTIDKGYNLRFALEPKPNEPRGDILLPTIGHALGFISQLAHPEMVGLNPEVGHEQMAGLNYAHGIAQALWQGKLFHLDLNGQRGIKYDQDLVFGHGDLMNAFALVDLLENGGPNGGPTYDGPRHFDYKPSRTEDMDGVWASAAANMSTYLLLKERAAAFRADPEVVEALAASKVGELSTPTLNDGEGYQEFLADRSAFEDVDVDAVAARGFAFVRLNQLAVEHLLGAR, encoded by the coding sequence ATGGCACCCCGTCCCACTCCCGCCGACAAGTTTTCCTTCGGGCTCTGGACCGTCGGATGGCAGGCCCGTGACCCGTTCGGTGACGCCACGCGCCCCGAGCTCGACGCGGTCGAGGCAGTGCACCGGCTCGCCGAGCTGGGCGCGTACGGCATCACCTTCCACGACGACGACCTGATCCCGTTCGGCGCCGACGCCGCCACCCGTGACCAGCACATCGCGCGGTTCCGCAAGGCCCTCGACGAGACCGGTCTGGTGGTGCCGATGGTGACCACCAACCTCTTCACCCACCCGATCTTCAAGGACGGCGGCTTCACCAGCAACGACCGCGACGTTCGCCGCTACGCGCTGCGCAAGGTGCTGCGCCAGGTCGACCTGGCCGCCGAGCTGGGCGCCAGCACCTTCGTCATGTGGGGTGGCCGCGAGGGCTCCGAGTACGACCTCGCCAAGGACGTCCACGCCGCGCTGGACCGCTACCGCGAGGCGGTGGACCTGCTCACCCAGTACACCATCGACAAGGGCTACAACCTGCGGTTCGCCCTGGAGCCCAAGCCCAACGAGCCGCGCGGCGACATCCTGCTGCCCACCATCGGGCACGCGCTCGGCTTCATCTCCCAGCTGGCCCATCCGGAGATGGTCGGCCTCAACCCGGAGGTCGGCCACGAGCAGATGGCCGGGCTCAACTACGCGCACGGCATCGCCCAGGCGCTCTGGCAGGGCAAGCTGTTCCACCTGGACCTCAACGGCCAGCGCGGCATCAAGTACGACCAGGACCTGGTCTTCGGCCACGGTGACCTGATGAACGCGTTCGCCCTGGTGGACCTCCTGGAGAACGGCGGCCCCAACGGCGGGCCGACCTACGACGGGCCGCGGCACTTCGACTACAAGCCGTCCCGCACCGAGGACATGGACGGGGTGTGGGCCTCCGCGGCCGCCAACATGAGCACCTACCTGCTGCTCAAGGAGCGGGCGGCGGCGTTCCGCGCCGACCCCGAGGTGGTCGAGGCGCTGGCCGCCAGCAAGGTCGGCGAGCTGAGCACGCCGACGCTCAACGACGGCGAGGGCTACCAGGAGTTCCTGGCCGACCGGTCCGCGTTCGAGGACGTCGACGTCGACGCGGTGGCCGCCCGGGGCTTCGCCTTCGTCCGGCTCAACCAGCTCGCCGTCGAGCACCTGCTCGGCGCCCGCTGA
- a CDS encoding ROK family transcriptional regulator: MSLTHAPVGAVRQGSLRELNLALVLGRIAAAERPPSRADLATATGLTRATVSAVVEDLLAGRLVSESDPAPRSGAGRPARGLVLADQGPAGLGLEVNVDYLAVCVVDLAGEVRHRTVHRADLRPVAPADALAQLVEMAGVARADAADQGLTLIGAALAVPGLVDDAGLVRLAPNLGWQDVPVPALLAEHPPLVEQVPGVPVLVVDNEANLAALGELHARPPGPSSFLHISGEVGIGAGIVLDGALFRGVRGWSGEIGHLPVHPEGRPCRCGGQGCLEQYAGQEAIVTAAGLARAELPADTATARLAELAEAGDADALRALHDAGTALGVAVAGVVNLLDLDTVVLGGGYAALAPWLCPPVLAEIASRVLTAAWSPVTVRPSTLGAEAAAVGAAGSVVRRIVAQPAGWLARCG; the protein is encoded by the coding sequence GTGAGCCTCACCCACGCCCCGGTCGGCGCAGTCCGTCAGGGCAGTCTGCGCGAGCTCAACCTCGCCCTGGTCCTCGGCCGCATCGCCGCGGCCGAGCGCCCTCCGTCCCGGGCCGACCTGGCGACCGCGACCGGCCTCACCAGAGCCACCGTGTCCGCGGTGGTCGAGGACCTGCTCGCCGGGCGCCTGGTCAGCGAATCCGACCCGGCTCCCCGCTCCGGCGCCGGCCGCCCGGCACGGGGGCTGGTCCTGGCCGACCAGGGGCCGGCCGGGCTCGGTCTGGAGGTCAACGTCGACTACCTGGCGGTCTGCGTGGTGGACCTCGCGGGTGAGGTGCGGCACCGCACGGTGCACCGGGCCGACCTGCGTCCGGTGGCCCCCGCCGACGCCCTGGCCCAGCTGGTCGAGATGGCCGGGGTCGCCCGTGCCGACGCCGCGGACCAGGGCCTCACCCTGATCGGAGCCGCGCTCGCGGTGCCCGGCCTGGTGGACGACGCCGGCCTGGTCCGGCTCGCGCCGAACCTCGGCTGGCAGGACGTGCCGGTGCCCGCTCTGCTCGCCGAGCATCCTCCACTGGTCGAGCAGGTGCCCGGCGTCCCCGTCCTGGTGGTGGACAACGAGGCCAACCTCGCCGCGCTCGGTGAGCTGCACGCCCGGCCGCCCGGCCCGTCCAGCTTCCTGCACATCTCCGGGGAGGTGGGCATCGGCGCGGGCATCGTGCTGGACGGGGCGCTGTTCCGTGGCGTCCGCGGTTGGAGCGGCGAGATCGGGCACCTCCCGGTCCACCCCGAGGGTCGTCCGTGCCGTTGCGGCGGTCAGGGCTGCCTGGAGCAGTACGCCGGCCAGGAGGCGATCGTGACCGCCGCCGGGCTGGCCCGGGCGGAGCTTCCGGCGGACACCGCGACGGCGCGGCTGGCCGAACTGGCCGAGGCCGGCGACGCCGACGCGCTTCGGGCGCTGCACGACGCCGGAACCGCGCTCGGTGTGGCGGTGGCCGGCGTCGTCAACCTGCTCGACCTGGACACCGTGGTGCTCGGCGGCGGTTATGCGGCCCTGGCGCCCTGGCTGTGCCCTCCGGTGCTCGCCGAGATCGCCAGCCGGGTGCTGACCGCCGCCTGGTCACCGGTGACGGTCCGGCCGTCCACGCTCGGCGCGGAGGCCGCAGCGGTGGGAGCCGCCGGCTCGGTCGTCCGTCGGATCGTCGCCCAGCCCGCCGGTTGGCTGGCCCGCTGCGGCTGA
- a CDS encoding PP2C family protein-serine/threonine phosphatase: MTTTRQPSDTPLPADAPLARELLDGLGEAVLTTDETGRVTLLNTMAAELLPEVTIGTELARCTVAALARAVAADADRFDADHHGRRLRGLRRQLAGPRFAWYVRDVTEEHDRTDALRAERSRTAFLAEAGSRLGTSLHRDQVLLAATALAVPYLADVAVALPRPATSAEPYARWIRQSDGEPAPVSGLAPATLTRTVPVLAEALAGDLAGPVPWRNAELTDLATTLPPDLDCPGTVLVCPMPGADGSVGALLLVRRAGRPDFGEREIELAREFAARAGAALATADLHGEQAHLARVLQTSLLPPDLPTVPGVTLAGGYRAAGDTLRIGGDFYEVFPHPRGALFALGDVCGRGVSAAVLTGRVRQSLQTLRLVEQRPLELIHLLNRALFDAPDAARRSQFTTLLLGSLDRSPAGVDVRIAGGGHPAPLLVTRDGTATPVPVGGTAVGALTAARFAETRVHLDPGDLLLAYTDGVTEARGPRDAEMFGEARLRAVAASAAGQSPAALIDGVLQAVDDWLDGQAHDDIAMLAIRASVPA, encoded by the coding sequence GTGACCACGACCCGGCAACCCAGCGACACTCCGCTGCCCGCCGACGCGCCGCTGGCCCGCGAGCTGCTCGACGGGCTCGGCGAGGCGGTCCTGACAACGGACGAGACCGGCCGGGTCACCTTGCTCAACACCATGGCGGCGGAGCTGCTCCCGGAGGTCACCATCGGCACCGAGCTGGCCCGATGCACGGTGGCGGCCTTAGCCCGGGCGGTCGCCGCCGACGCCGACCGCTTCGACGCCGACCACCACGGCCGACGGCTGCGCGGTCTCCGGCGGCAGCTCGCCGGTCCCCGCTTCGCGTGGTACGTCCGGGACGTCACCGAAGAGCACGACCGCACCGACGCCCTACGTGCCGAACGATCCCGCACCGCGTTCCTCGCCGAGGCGGGCAGCCGGCTCGGGACGTCCCTGCACCGGGACCAGGTGCTCCTGGCCGCCACCGCGCTCGCCGTGCCGTACCTGGCCGACGTCGCCGTGGCACTGCCCCGACCGGCCACGTCGGCGGAGCCGTACGCCCGTTGGATCCGGCAATCCGACGGCGAGCCCGCCCCGGTCAGCGGGCTGGCCCCGGCGACGCTGACCCGCACCGTGCCAGTGCTGGCCGAGGCGCTGGCCGGTGATCTCGCCGGGCCGGTCCCTTGGCGGAACGCCGAGCTGACCGACCTGGCCACCACGCTGCCGCCCGATCTCGACTGCCCGGGCACGGTGCTGGTCTGTCCGATGCCCGGCGCCGACGGGTCGGTCGGTGCTCTGCTGCTCGTCCGGCGCGCCGGGCGGCCCGACTTCGGCGAGCGCGAAATCGAGCTGGCCCGGGAGTTCGCCGCCCGGGCGGGTGCCGCGCTGGCAACCGCAGACCTCCACGGCGAGCAGGCCCACCTGGCACGGGTGCTACAGACCAGCCTGCTCCCGCCCGACCTACCCACCGTTCCCGGCGTGACGCTGGCCGGCGGCTACCGGGCCGCCGGGGACACCCTGCGCATCGGCGGCGACTTCTACGAGGTGTTCCCGCACCCGCGCGGTGCCCTGTTCGCGCTCGGCGACGTGTGCGGCCGGGGCGTGAGCGCGGCCGTGCTGACCGGCCGGGTCCGCCAGTCCCTGCAGACGCTGCGGCTCGTCGAGCAACGCCCGCTGGAGCTGATCCACCTGCTCAACCGGGCGTTGTTCGACGCCCCGGACGCGGCGCGACGCAGCCAGTTCACCACCCTGCTTCTCGGATCGCTGGACCGAAGCCCCGCCGGAGTGGACGTCCGGATCGCCGGCGGGGGTCACCCGGCACCCCTGCTGGTCACCCGCGACGGCACGGCCACCCCGGTCCCGGTGGGCGGCACCGCGGTCGGGGCGCTGACGGCCGCACGATTCGCCGAAACCCGGGTGCACCTCGACCCCGGCGACCTGCTGCTCGCGTACACCGATGGGGTCACCGAGGCGCGCGGCCCGCGCGACGCGGAAATGTTCGGCGAGGCCCGGCTGCGTGCGGTGGCCGCGTCGGCGGCCGGGCAGTCACCGGCGGCCCTGATCGACGGGGTGCTCCAGGCGGTCGACGACTGGCTGGACGGGCAGGCCCACGACGACATCGCGATGCTCGCCATCCGCGCGTCGGTGCCGGCGTGA
- a CDS encoding MarR family transcriptional regulator, with amino-acid sequence MAELNGPTDPETSMAAALDTVAASLLGIWESAREGTANRVSGAQLRAVMVVEQTDGINLRRLATQLDMLLSSASRLCDRLVAAGMLEREPGRFDRREISLHLTPEARRLLAELRADRQAQLAAVLAGMGPEGRDALLRGMREFDEVARRQQADTTPAGESAEREDWPGDPDGPGGPGGPADRSRQTSVRWADPSAASERSVGSTREWPTGGPVARTA; translated from the coding sequence ATGGCCGAACTGAACGGTCCGACGGACCCCGAGACGAGTATGGCTGCCGCGCTGGACACGGTGGCCGCTTCCCTGCTGGGCATCTGGGAATCCGCCCGCGAGGGGACCGCCAACCGCGTCTCCGGTGCGCAGCTACGGGCAGTGATGGTGGTGGAGCAGACCGACGGGATCAACCTGCGCCGGCTCGCCACCCAGCTCGACATGCTGCTCAGCTCTGCCAGCCGCCTCTGCGACCGGCTGGTCGCCGCCGGCATGCTGGAACGTGAGCCGGGCCGCTTCGACCGGCGGGAGATCTCGCTGCACCTCACCCCGGAGGCCCGCCGGCTCCTCGCTGAGCTGCGCGCCGACCGGCAGGCACAGCTCGCCGCCGTGCTGGCCGGGATGGGCCCGGAGGGCCGTGACGCGCTGCTGCGCGGGATGCGGGAGTTCGACGAGGTAGCGCGCCGGCAGCAGGCGGACACCACGCCGGCGGGCGAGTCGGCGGAGCGGGAGGACTGGCCGGGCGACCCGGACGGCCCGGGTGGGCCGGGTGGGCCGGCCGACCGGAGCCGGCAGACCAGTGTGCGGTGGGCCGACCCGTCGGCTGCCTCGGAACGGTCGGTCGGCAGCACCCGGGAGTGGCCGACCGGCGGGCCGGTGGCACGGACCGCCTGA
- a CDS encoding PP2C family protein-serine/threonine phosphatase → MSEPVSRARQALNETPADRIVGGIGDVLARSYGITDVELYQVDYRLAELIPLTDGEAITTPGHPAWRAFDHQSPVVSDGNAWLPVSMRGERRGVLFLSPVPDDPEAVAPMADIATALAHELAAVSAGTDVYRAARRAQRLTLAAEMQWDLLPGRSRIRPSFSLAGQLEPAYAVRGDSFDWSDDGQSLWLSTINGSGEGVAASLLTSLATHALRNARRAGLSLADQAALADQALYDLYRGEQHLSALLMQLDLRSGMMTVVDAGSPRLVILRSGNVIEQPLEAQFPLGMFEATDYHEQKFPLERGDRIFVVGDGVLEATGQHSRYGETALDRFLRRTGSMEPLDAVRSLIGDLRAFVAGDLVDDAVVVCLDWTGP, encoded by the coding sequence ATGAGTGAACCGGTCAGTCGGGCACGACAGGCCCTGAACGAGACACCGGCCGACCGGATCGTCGGTGGTATCGGGGACGTGCTGGCCCGGTCGTACGGCATCACCGACGTCGAGCTGTACCAGGTCGACTACCGTCTCGCCGAGCTGATCCCGCTTACCGACGGTGAAGCGATCACCACTCCGGGGCACCCCGCCTGGCGCGCGTTCGACCACCAGTCACCCGTGGTCTCCGACGGCAACGCCTGGCTCCCGGTCAGCATGCGCGGTGAACGTCGGGGCGTCCTCTTCCTGTCACCCGTTCCGGACGACCCGGAGGCCGTCGCCCCGATGGCCGACATCGCCACCGCGCTCGCCCACGAGTTGGCCGCGGTCTCCGCAGGCACCGACGTCTACCGGGCGGCCCGGCGCGCTCAACGCCTCACCCTGGCCGCCGAGATGCAGTGGGACCTGCTCCCCGGCCGCAGCCGGATCCGGCCGTCGTTCAGCCTGGCCGGGCAGTTGGAACCGGCGTACGCGGTCCGGGGCGACAGCTTCGACTGGTCCGACGACGGGCAGTCGCTCTGGTTGTCCACGATCAACGGCAGCGGTGAGGGCGTGGCCGCGTCCCTGCTCACCTCGTTGGCCACCCACGCGCTGCGCAACGCGCGCCGCGCCGGGCTCAGCCTGGCCGACCAGGCCGCCCTCGCCGACCAGGCACTCTACGACCTGTACCGGGGCGAGCAGCACCTCTCGGCGTTGCTGATGCAGTTGGATCTGCGCTCCGGGATGATGACCGTGGTCGACGCGGGTTCACCGCGGCTGGTCATCCTGCGCTCCGGGAACGTCATCGAGCAGCCTCTGGAGGCGCAGTTCCCGCTCGGCATGTTCGAGGCGACCGACTACCACGAGCAGAAGTTCCCCCTGGAACGCGGCGACCGGATCTTCGTCGTCGGCGACGGGGTGCTGGAGGCCACCGGGCAGCACAGCCGCTACGGCGAGACGGCACTTGACCGGTTCCTGCGCCGGACGGGGTCGATGGAGCCACTGGACGCCGTCCGGTCGCTGATCGGTGACCTCCGCGCCTTCGTGGCAGGTGACCTGGTCGACGACGCGGTGGTCGTCTGCTTGGACTGGACCGGCCCGTAA
- a CDS encoding sugar transferase produces the protein MSAATLLTPATSAESDGRPAGLVARADERSYVRVLVVLDTTILITALLIGYVTRFGDDEPTGSEVPYVLVAPGLVLAWLISLKALGCYDDRVIGYGADEYRRVSSASLRLAGAIAIIGYIADVGVSRGFLGITFAVGTVGLEVARFAARKRLHRARSVGAGWSRKVLVVGDTAHVLELVHTLRREPYAGYQVVGACIPDALLAPVAQRLGDVPVVGSFRGIPEAATAIGADTVAVTASGELTATRLRRLGWQLEGTGVDLVVAPALTDVAGPRIHTRPVAGLPLIHVEAPEFRGARKLVKGLVDRSASSFALALLLPLIAFVALAIKLDSRGPVLFRQVRVGRGGQEFGVFKFRTMVVNADAMLAELTARNETDGLMFKMRQDPRVTRVGRLLRKWSLDELPQLVNVLLGQMSLVGPRPPLPSEVARYDGDVARRLLVKPGMTGLWQVSGRSDLSWEDGIRLDLYYVENWSLAADLTILWKTFGAVLNGRGAY, from the coding sequence GTGAGCGCGGCGACACTGTTGACCCCCGCCACGTCGGCGGAGTCGGACGGCCGTCCTGCCGGGCTCGTGGCCCGGGCCGACGAACGGTCCTACGTCCGGGTTCTGGTGGTCCTGGACACCACCATCCTCATCACCGCGCTGCTCATCGGGTACGTCACCCGCTTCGGTGACGACGAGCCGACCGGCTCGGAGGTCCCGTACGTGCTGGTCGCCCCCGGGCTAGTGCTGGCCTGGCTGATCTCGCTCAAAGCGCTCGGCTGCTACGACGACCGGGTGATCGGCTACGGGGCGGACGAGTACCGGCGGGTCAGCTCCGCCAGCCTGCGGCTGGCCGGTGCGATCGCCATCATCGGCTACATCGCTGACGTCGGCGTCTCCCGGGGCTTCCTCGGAATCACCTTCGCGGTGGGCACCGTCGGGCTGGAGGTGGCACGGTTCGCCGCCCGCAAGCGTCTGCACCGGGCCCGCTCGGTGGGCGCCGGCTGGTCCCGCAAGGTGCTGGTGGTCGGCGACACCGCCCACGTGTTGGAGTTGGTGCACACGCTGCGCCGCGAACCGTACGCCGGCTATCAGGTGGTGGGCGCGTGCATTCCGGACGCGTTGCTCGCACCGGTGGCGCAACGGCTGGGTGACGTGCCGGTGGTGGGGTCGTTCCGGGGCATCCCGGAGGCCGCCACCGCGATCGGCGCGGACACGGTCGCGGTAACCGCGTCCGGCGAGCTGACCGCAACCCGACTGCGTCGCCTCGGCTGGCAGTTGGAGGGGACCGGCGTCGACCTGGTCGTGGCACCCGCGCTGACCGACGTCGCCGGCCCGCGAATCCACACCCGCCCGGTTGCCGGGCTGCCGCTGATCCACGTCGAGGCCCCCGAGTTCCGCGGCGCACGCAAGCTGGTGAAGGGCCTCGTGGACCGCTCCGCCTCGTCGTTCGCGTTGGCGCTGCTGCTGCCGCTGATCGCGTTCGTCGCCCTGGCCATCAAACTGGACAGCCGGGGGCCGGTGCTGTTCCGACAGGTCCGCGTCGGCCGGGGCGGGCAGGAGTTCGGCGTGTTCAAGTTCCGCACCATGGTGGTGAACGCCGACGCCATGCTCGCCGAGTTGACCGCCCGCAACGAGACCGACGGGTTGATGTTCAAGATGCGCCAGGACCCTCGGGTCACCCGCGTCGGCCGCTTGCTGCGTAAGTGGTCGCTGGACGAGCTACCGCAGCTGGTCAACGTCCTGTTGGGTCAGATGAGTCTGGTCGGGCCCCGCCCGCCGCTGCCCTCGGAGGTGGCCCGCTACGACGGCGACGTGGCCCGGCGGCTGTTGGTCAAGCCCGGCATGACCGGCCTCTGGCAGGTCAGTGGCCGCTCCGACCTGAGCTGGGAGGACGGCATCCGGCTCGATCTCTACTACGTGGAGAACTGGTCGCTCGCCGCCGACCTCACCATCCTCTGGAAGACCTTCGGTGCGGTCCTGAACGGCCGCGGCGCCTACTGA
- a CDS encoding substrate-binding domain-containing protein, translated as MSAGRHRMRSKLHLAAAAATAGVLVVTTGAWFGYRELVQPSCSGEIRLAVAVASELAPAVDAAASQWVKDGAAVGPTCIRVDVSASDPVDVAAVVAAKHGAVLAGVGQASGTAVSPDVWVPDSSTWLLRLKKDATAFAPTNGASIARSPIVVAMPEPIATRLGWPDKKFNWTDLLKQVNNPSAPLRTGIVEPTRDAAGLSGLLSLTAAANGAGGDAQRNTVGALRALATGRSSLRNDLLARFPTANDATSIASGLGAAALSEEDVIAYNSKKPPVSLAALYMEPAPMPLDYPYAVLPGIEPSKASAAKVLFELLTSPTFRNRLAAQSLRAPDGNWGEGFKAPQGAPSPSGDAPTAPANGGTAAGGLDPAAIQRVVSSWSIATQSGRMLAVIDVSGSMKNPVPSANNRSREEVTVDAARRGLGLFDDSWSIGLWTFSTKLVGNRDYRQLVPIGPLSAQRAQLEGALATVKPSSGDTGLYDTMLAAYQAVQENWQPGRVNSIVLFTDGKNDDDDGLNQEQLLAKLKQAADPERPVQVIMIGIGEGVSKAELESITKVTGGDVFVTKDPSEIGSIFLSAIARRPPAPR; from the coding sequence GTGTCAGCAGGCCGCCATCGCATGCGTTCGAAACTCCACCTAGCCGCCGCCGCCGCAACGGCGGGGGTGCTCGTCGTGACGACGGGCGCGTGGTTCGGCTATCGGGAGTTGGTCCAACCCAGCTGCTCGGGGGAGATCCGACTTGCCGTGGCGGTCGCCTCCGAACTCGCGCCGGCGGTGGACGCCGCCGCGTCCCAGTGGGTCAAGGACGGCGCCGCGGTAGGCCCGACCTGCATCCGCGTCGACGTCTCCGCGTCCGACCCGGTCGACGTGGCGGCCGTGGTGGCGGCCAAGCACGGTGCTGTGCTGGCTGGTGTGGGGCAGGCCAGCGGCACCGCCGTCAGCCCCGACGTGTGGGTGCCGGACTCCTCGACCTGGCTGCTGCGGTTGAAGAAGGACGCGACGGCGTTCGCTCCGACCAACGGCGCGTCCATCGCGCGCAGCCCCATCGTCGTCGCGATGCCTGAGCCGATCGCCACCCGGCTGGGGTGGCCGGACAAGAAGTTCAACTGGACCGATCTGCTCAAGCAGGTCAACAACCCCAGCGCGCCCCTGCGGACCGGGATCGTCGAGCCGACCCGCGACGCGGCGGGTCTGTCCGGCCTGCTCTCGCTGACCGCAGCGGCCAACGGTGCCGGCGGGGACGCCCAGCGCAACACCGTCGGCGCGCTTCGGGCACTGGCCACCGGGCGCTCGTCGCTGCGCAACGACCTGCTGGCTCGTTTCCCGACCGCCAACGACGCGACGTCCATCGCCAGCGGTCTCGGCGCGGCGGCTCTGTCCGAAGAAGACGTGATCGCCTACAACAGCAAGAAGCCGCCGGTCTCGCTCGCCGCGCTCTACATGGAGCCGGCGCCGATGCCGCTGGACTACCCGTACGCGGTGTTGCCCGGCATCGAGCCGAGCAAGGCGTCGGCGGCCAAGGTGCTGTTCGAACTGCTCACCAGCCCGACCTTCCGCAACCGGTTGGCCGCGCAGTCGCTGCGTGCGCCGGACGGCAACTGGGGCGAGGGCTTCAAGGCACCGCAGGGTGCCCCCAGCCCGTCGGGCGACGCGCCGACCGCACCGGCGAATGGTGGCACTGCGGCGGGTGGCCTCGACCCGGCCGCCATCCAGCGGGTCGTCTCCAGTTGGTCGATCGCCACCCAGTCCGGTCGGATGCTGGCCGTCATCGACGTCTCCGGCTCGATGAAGAACCCGGTGCCCTCCGCCAACAACCGCAGCCGGGAAGAGGTCACCGTGGACGCGGCGCGCCGTGGCCTCGGCCTCTTCGACGACTCCTGGTCGATCGGCCTGTGGACCTTCTCCACCAAGCTCGTCGGCAACCGGGACTATCGACAGTTGGTGCCCATCGGGCCGCTCTCCGCCCAGCGGGCCCAGTTGGAGGGGGCGCTCGCGACCGTCAAGCCGTCCAGCGGCGACACCGGCCTCTACGACACCATGCTGGCCGCGTACCAGGCCGTGCAGGAGAACTGGCAGCCCGGTCGGGTCAACTCCATCGTGCTGTTCACCGACGGTAAGAACGACGACGACGACGGCCTCAACCAGGAGCAGCTGCTCGCCAAGCTCAAGCAGGCCGCCGACCCGGAGCGGCCGGTCCAGGTCATCATGATCGGTATCGGCGAGGGCGTCAGCAAGGCCGAGCTGGAGTCGATCACCAAGGTGACCGGTGGCGACGTCTTCGTCACCAAGGACCCGAGCGAGATCGGCAGCATCTTCCTCAGCGCCATCGCACGGCGTCCACCAGCGCCGCGCTGA